The following nucleotide sequence is from Natronosalvus caseinilyticus.
TTCAATTCACAATAGACGAGTACGGGGGCTCTCGAGGCAATCCGTGACCTTTCTCGTCTGTTTTGATGATTGCCGACACTGGTGGCCGAGCGGATTCGATTTCGTGATTGGGACTTACAGAGTGAATCCCGGTCTCCAAGCGTCAAACGCGCATAACCGGTTCGAAATGTCCTCTATAGCCCGATTTACTCTCAAACGCTGTCTCAATCTCTTCAGTACGTTCAGTAGTTTCCAGGACCTCAAAACCGATAGCAGGAATCCGATTATGAACTTTTGAATCGTGTACTGGTCGGCCACACGTTCGACTCGAGTGGGAAAGTGAGTTCCCTACAGAGAAGGCTCTATATCGCCGAATTCAATTTCGTAGAATGGATCTGAGACGCTCTTCGTAGCGTTTCTCTTCCTAGTGACCGCTAACTCAGAAAACGCAAGACGGAAACCGATTATGACTTTTTGAGAGCGTGATTTCCCCTCTTTTTGGGCTGCTCATATTCTTTCTCTTCGTCTTGCTCACGCCTGCCACTGCTTTTTGAAGCCATCTCGAGCGATAACCACCCAACTCCAGGATCTCTTCCTAGATTCGTCCATAGGCTACCTCTGTACATCTCTTCCGGACCATTACCGTGATTATGGGATGAACAGGCGCAAAAACTTCGCCGTTCATAGTCGGTGAACAGGGCCGTCGCACGAGCATTGCCGTCGTGGGTCTCGAGTCGCTCGACGGCGCGCTCGCTCAATCGGACTGGCGAACCCGGACCGATCCATTGCTCGTGACTCCGACGACGAGGTCCGTCGCCACCCGTCGACCGGTCACCGCGTCGCCCGCGGCGTCCGAAACCACCTTCATCAGGTCCGGCGCGGTGTACTCGACCTTGACGCCCGCCTCGTCGCAGGCCGCGTACACCGCCTCGGGGACGTCGTAGAGGTCCGTTCCCGCCTCGACCTGCACGCGAACCGGGGCTCGAAGCGCCTCGGCGAACGCGATGGTCTCGCGTGCGCGCTCGAGGTTGTCGCGGGCGCTCCCCTCCACCGAGGAGACGTTGGCGCGGGAGGTCCCGAGCGCGTCGGCGATCGACGCCTGAGAGAAGCCGCGCTCGCGGAGCGCCAGCACCTGGGCCTGGCGGTGGGTGAGGACGCTCGCCTCGGGGTCGAAGCCGACCTCCTCGAGGATTTCCTCGGCGTCCTCGATCACGGTCGATACCCCCTCGACTCGACGGCGGCCGTCGCGGCCGTGATCGCGTCCATACCCGACCTAGGTGAGGGGATCCCCAAAGCGTCTCCGGTCGTTGGGCGGTCTATGAGGTCCCGTCGCCGCTCTCGTCACCTCACGTTCCACCGCCGCACTCGCAACCTTCAACCTCCGTCTCCACCACGACTCGAGGTGAGGATGAAACGCCCGCTCGGCTTCGACCCGTTCGCCACCCAGTCGCGACTCGCACACGCGTCGACCGTACTCGGCGGGATCGCGGTCTGTCTCCTCGCGTACTTCGGGGCCGTCGCCGTCGTTTACGGCGACCTCTCGGTGCTCGCGCTCGAGTCGAATATCGACCCGCAACGGGTGGGTGGCGCGGTTGCGGGCGTCGCCGTCTGGACGTACTTCTCGCTCGCGTTCGTCCGCGGCTACGGCGGGCCGGTGTTGAACGTGCTCCCGTACCCGGTCGCCATCGTCGTCCTCGCGCCGTATCCGGCGCGGTGGCTCCTGTTCGGCCCGGACGTCTCCGGCCTCCGATCGAGGTTCGTCGGTTTCTTCGTATTCGAGCCACTGATCACGACCGCGATCGCGGTTCTCCCGGGACTGGCCGCCTGCACCGTCGTCCTGACGGCCTGGGCGTCGCTGATCGGAGACGAGGCTCGGGAGCGGTGGGAACGGCGCCACCTCACGAGCGCGTTCTACGATGCGTTCGTGGACGTCGAGGAGTGAGAGGGGAGGGAGAGGACGGTTCGACTCGAGACGAGCCTCGAGGAGGAAGTACGTTCGCGCCAAAGAAGTGAAAAGTCGCAGTTCAAGGAGACGGAGAACCGCCCCGTTCGGGCTCAGGGCCGCGTCGTCGCCCACACCGCCGTCAGCGCCAGCATCGTCGCCGGCAGGAGCGGGAGGATCAACAGCGCGAACCAGTAGTCCATGTCCGGCGGCGTCAGCAGGATGAGGCCGGGAGCGACGATGAACGCGAGGACGATCATCCCGACGAGTATCCAGCCGCGACGGCCGAACTCCCGGTCGCCCGCCTCGGGGTGGATCGGTCGCTCGAGCCAGGCGTCGTCGTTCGGCTCGTCTTCGGCGTCCGCGCTCGCCTTTCGGTCGTCCGCACTACGACGACCCTCCCGGTCGAACGCGTTCGGATCGTGGACGTAGCCGCCGTCGTCGCTCGAGGTCACGTGTGAGTGTTACGAGCGCATCTGCATAGCCCTCACGGTTCTCGTTCGTACGTCAGGGCCGGTCTCCGACTTTCTCGTCCGTCCACCACGGCCCGTCTTCGACTACTCGAGTTCGCTGTCCGGGCGGACGACAACCTTCCCGAACCCCTCGCGGTCCTCGAGGAGGGCATGGGCGCGGCCGGTCTCGCTCATCGGGAGCACCTCGCGGACGGCGGGCTCGAAGGTGTCGTCCCAGACGAGTTCCATCACGTCATCGACCTGGCCGGGGGTGGCCATCGTCGAGCCCAGGATCGTGAGCTGGTTCCAGAAGATGCGGGGGATGTCGGTTTCGGGATTCGGCCCGGCGGTGCCCCCGCACGTGACGAGGCGGCCACCCTTCGCGAGGCTCCGGATGGAGTCGCGCCAGGTGCCGGCGCCGATGTAGTCGACGACGACGTCGACGCCGCGCTTGCCGGTCTCGGCGCGCACCCAGTCGGCGAAGTTCTCCTCTTCGTAGTCGACGACGTGGTCGGCGCCGTGGGCCTCGGCGTATCGCAGTTTCTCCTCGCTACTACCCGTAGCGTATACCTCCGCGCCCGCGTGGGCGGCAATCTGGAGGGCAGCGTGGCCGACGCCGCCGCTGGCGCCCAGGACGAGTACGGACTCGCCCGCCGAGAGGTCCGCGCGGTCGATCAGCATGCGCCAGGCGGTCTGGAAGACGAGGGTGGTCGACCCCGCGGTCACCCAGTCGACGCCCTCGGGAACGGGGATCAGGTTGTCCTGGGGGACGGCAGCGTACTCGGCGTGGACGCCGGGGACGTGCTCGCCGATGACGTGGTAGGAGACACAGAGCGGGTACTTCCCGCGGCGGCAGAACTCGCACTCGCCACAGGAGACGCCCGCGGAGAGGGCGACCCGGTCGCCCTCCTCGAATCGGGTGACCGCGTCGCCGGTGTCGACGACGACGCCCGCCGCGTCGCTGCCGGGGACGTGGGGCATCTCGAGGTCGAGTCCGGGAAGCCCGCGGCGGGTCCAGACGTCGAGGTGGTTGAGCGCGCCCGCCTTCACGTCGACGAGCACGTCCTCGGGGCCGACCTCGGGGTCGGGAACCCTGGCGTACTCGATCACGTCGGTGTCTCCGTGGCCGGTGAAGGTGACAGCCTGCATACCGGGCCCAACGCAGGAATCCGTGAAAAGTCGTTCGTCACCCGCCAGTGCTCGTTCTCAGTGGCTGTCGCCGGGACGGTGATTTCCCCGCTGCGAGACGAACAACGTCTCTCGAGGCAGCGACACTCGCTCGACGGGCACCAGCGGCGGGTCGCCGCCCAGCGTCGTGAACAGGAAGTCAGCGTCGACCGCGCGAGCGACCTCGAGCGCCGGCCGGTGCAGTTCCGGCGGGAGATTTAGCGCGTAGATGGCGTCGGGGTCGGCGTAGACCGCGAGGTCGGGATCGGTCACGTCGTCGATTACGAACTGCACTCCTTCGGGAGTCTCGCGCGGGTGAACGTCCGTCGCGACGACCGCACACCCGGCCTCGACGAGCGCCTCGGCGACCGCCGTGCGCCGTCCGATGCCGACCTCGAGCAGGCGCTCGTATGCCTGGAGTTCCCCCACGAGCGCGTCCCGATTCTGGGACCGGTCTTCGTCACGGTCCCGGTGAAAGCGTACCACGGCGGGACGTTTATGCTGGGGGGCGCCATAGACGTTGCCATGCTCGTCGACATCGTGCCGGTCGGGTCCGTTCCCGCGAACGTCAAGCGGGAGGCCTCCGCGGCGCTCCGGTCGGTCTACGACTGCGACGTCACGGTCAACGATGCCCAGTCGATCCCGAACGGTGCGTACGACTCCGGGCGCAACCAGTACTGCGCCGAGACGTTCATCCAGCTGGCCGAGCGCGTCGGCCGAGGCGACAAGAACATCGCCGTCACCCCCCACGACCTCTTCTACCGCCGGCGAAACTACGTCTTCGGCCTCGCGTACCTCGACGGGAGCGGCAGCGTCGTCTCGACCTATCGCCTGCAGACCTCGAGCGACGGCGGCTTCTCGAACAAGAGCGCGAGCGACATCTTCCAGGACCGTATCCGCAAGGAGATCGTCCACGAAATCGGCCACACCTACGGGCTCGAGCACTGCGACAACCAGCGCTGCGTGATGAACTTCTCGCCCACGGTCCGGGAGGTCGACATCAAGGAAGAACACCTCTGTGGGAGCTGTCAGCGGTTGATCGGTTAATCGATTGTTTGCTCAGAAGCCCGATAGCCTGGTTGCCCGATTACTTGGCCAATTCCCTCAAATACTGTTAACTTCGAATTAAACAGCCTGTTTAGGGCCTATTTGTTGTATCAAGGTTGGATACGCCTAATACGCACGTGGGGAACTAGTTATATAAATCATTCCACAGAAACAACTAGTCATGACTTTCAATTCGGTGAGCAAATTTTCCCGGACACGTACCCGCCACGCAATGTTCGGTGGCTGTTGTGTGCTCGCGTTCGTCCTCGGCATACTCGTCCAGTTCCTGTTGGTGTATCCCTTCCAGCACGGCCTCTTCCTCGGCCTCCCTGAGTGGGTACTCATGACAACCATTCCCGCATTCGTGTGTGCATCGCTGCTGGGATCGATCGCTGTCAGGTGGTTCGGCTGGCAGTCAGGGGCGCTCGTCTCGATTGTGGTATTCGTCGCATACGCACCACTGTACCGTTCGCTCGTTGCAATCTACACCATTGGATGATGTCACCATCACCCTCTCTCACCCCAGACCGAAACGTGACCGGCCTCGAGTACCTGCAGTCGGTCGCCTACGCGAACCGATATCGGCTCGTATTCGGCGTGTACTGTCTACTCGGCCTCGTTGGCGGGGTCTTCTTGCAGGCGTTTGCGGCAGAAGCGCTCGTCGAACTCAGCTGGAACGTGGAGCTCTCGAGTCGGTGGCATCTGCTGTGGCCGGTCTCGCTAACGATTCTGCCAGCACTGATCGTGACGATCGTACTCCGGCACGTCGCAACACGCTGGTTCACCCGGCATACTGTTCGCCTCGTGACAGCGATGTTGCTCCTCGGGTTCCTCGCGCTGTTCTGGCTCAACTCGAACCATCTGTATCCCTCGCAGTTCGTCCCGCTCTGAGTATCGAACTGTCGTGTCTTCCATCGCGTTTCCGCTTTTCGGGTCACCAGCGTCAGATGATGGCTATCGAATGCGAGCGACGACCGACGTCTTCCAGAGTCGCGTCCACGAGGATGGGCACGCTGACGAACTCGAGCAAGGTGACAACTATGGGTGCTGTCAGTGACCGATCGGCTAATTCCGTTTCGCTCGCGAGTGTGCCCTCAACGTAACCGGCAAATCCTCGGTACAACCAGTGACTCAGCACACCCACAGAGCAACAGCCGGGAACAGGCTTATCTTCCTCTCGACCGTACACTCACGCATGGTGAAAGATAGACTCGTCCGTGCCATGAGCCGCGCACGTTACGCCGCGATGGGTGCCGCCGTCGGCGCCTTCCTGGGTGGACTACTGGGCAAACAGACCGCGAGCACCGGGGCCGCCCTCGGCGCGCTGGTCGGGGCGACCATCGGCGAACACCGCCCGACCGTCCAGTCGCGCTTCGACGACCTGAAACCCGGCAGTGGGCCCACCGCTGGCGGACTGCGGTCTCGAGGCAACGACGTCGAGGAGTAACGAATCGGACGGAAGAGAGACGGACGCACGGCCGAACACGAGAATACGACGTTTTTTTGGACAGCCTCGCTCTCCAGTCGTTCATCCTCGAACCAGCGTGATCACGACTGCTGAGAGTCTCGATCTCGAGCGCGAAATTCGAATCGCGAAGAAATCGAACGGCGCCGATCAGGGCGCGTAGTAGTACTCGCCCTCGCGCTTCTGTTGCCGGTCGAGCTGGGAGTCCGGCTTGTTGATCCGCGGGCGCGAGGTCCGCTCGTCCCGGCGGAACGTCACCTCGAGGTTCGCCAGGAACTCGTTCATGCCGCCGCGCATCGACTGGGGCGTCCCCGCGCGGCCGTGGACGGCCGGTTCGCCGTCGAAGACCATCAGGCGGTCGGCCAGCAGGTCGATCATGTAGATGTCGTGGTCGATGACCAGGACGGTGGCGTCCTGCTGTTCGGCGTAGCGCCGGATCGCCCGCGTGGCCTGAACTCGCTGTTCGACGTCGAGGTGGGCCGAGGGCTCGTCGAGCAGGTACAGATCCGCGGTATCGGAGAGGCAGGCCGCGATGGCAACTCGCTGGCGCTCCCCGCCCGAGAGGTCCGAGAGGCTCTGCTCCATGATCCGCTCGAGCTGGAGCGGACCCGCGATTTCGGTGTTCCAGTACGAGGAGCCGAACTGGTCGGTGATCGAAGCGAGGAACGCGTCGACGCGCATCGGCTGGTCGATGGTGACGTACTGTGGTTTGTACGAGATGTCGAGATCTAACTCGGCTTCACCTTCGTCGGGCTCGAGCGCACCGGTCAACAGCTTCGCGAAGGTCGACTTCCCGATGCCGTTCGGGCCGACGACGCCGAGGACCTCGTTCTTCCGAATTTCGCCGCCCTCGACCTCGAGGGAGAACTCGCCGTCGCCGTAGGACTTGACGAGGTCGGGGTACTCGACGAGGGTGTCCCCGCGGGTGGCGCTTCGGGGGGCATGTTCCTCGAACTCGATCGGGTTCGGGCGAATCCGCATGTTCTCGTTCTCGAGGTAGCCCGCGAGGTACTCGTTGATGCCGTTGCGGACCGACTTGGGCGTCGTGATGACACCGTAGGCGCCGGGCTCACCGTAGGCGACGTGGAGGGTGTCGGCGAGCAAGTCGAGGACGGCGAGGTCGTGTTCGACCACGAGCATCGACTTCCCTTCCTCCTCCGCGAGTTCGCGGATCAGACGGGCCGCGGTGACCCGCTGGCCGATGTCGAGGTAGGGCGTGATCTCGTCGAGGAAATAGAAGTCGGTGTCGCGAGCGAGCGTCGCCGCGAGCGCCACGCGCTGGAGTTCGCCACCCGACAGATCGTCGATCGACTGGTCCATCACTGGACCGATCGATAGCCGTTCGACCAGCGAGTCGAGGGCGTCGCGCTCGTTCGTCCGCTCGAGCAGTTCGCGAGTGTTTCCGTCGAACTGGTTCGGAATCTGGTCGACGTACTGGGGTTTTCGCGCCACCGAGAGGTCGCCGTCGCGGACGGCCTCGAGGTAGTCCTGGATCTCGGTGCCGCGGTAGGCCTCGAGCACGTCGTCCCAGCCCGGTGGCTCGTCGAAGCGCCCGAGATTTGGCTCGAGTTCGCCGGCCAGGATGCGAACGGCGGTGGTCTTCCCGATGCCGTTTGGTCCGAGGATGCCGGTTACCCTCCCCTCCTGTGGCGCCGGGAGGCCGTACAGCGAGAAGGCGTTCTCGCCGTAGCGGTGGGCAGGGTCGTCCTGGAGTTCCTGTGGCAGGTTGATGATCTCGATGGCGTCGAAGGGGCACTTCTCGACGCAGATGCCGCAGGTTTCGCCCAGACAGATCTCCTCGGAGATGCGAATCTGTTCGGGTTGGCCCTCGTCGGCCTCTTCGCCACGGAGCGTGATGCACTCCTTGCCGGTGCGGTTGGGCGGGCAGTAGTTCTTGCACTCGTAGTTACACCGGTCGGGCTGGCACCGATCGAGGTCGACGACGGCGATGCTGTCTTTGGCCATGTTAGAAGCTCGCGCCGGTGCTCAGCATGATTCCCCAGGTGATGAACCAGAACGAGAAGGTCATCAACCCGATGAACAGCACGTGTTTGGGTCCGAACTCCTCGCTATCGTAGAGGCCGGTCGCGGGCAGGGCGATGACCTGCAGGGCGATCAGCCCGAAGACGAGGAGGTAGGTGAGCGGTTCGGTCGCCGCGGCGTCGACGGCTTCCCCGGCGGTGAGGATCGAGGAGCCGATGGCGGCGCCAACCCCGGCGAGACAGGCGAACGCTGTCACGCCGATCGAGCGAATGTGCTCGCGTCGATCGCTCATCGTTGCGGTTGACATACTACTGAGTCTGTGTCGGGCGTTCAAAAGCCGTTCGCATTGTCCGGGCGCTGTACCACGTGTAAGCGTTGAATCTCGGATAGCAATTTGCCACTCGAGATTTGTTGGCCTCGAGGATGAGTGCCCGCGTCGATTATGGCCCACAGGCCGTCGAATCGTCGTCACAGGAGATTGTGACAGTTATGCTGTCGGATCCGCCTTTCTTGTCATGGAATGTCATCTCTATCTCCGCATTGTCCATCGAGACCTCCTCGCCGTTCTCGTCAACGAACGCGTCGATCGTCACGGTGGCGAGATCACCCGTTCCGAGGTCCACTCGCTTCCCCTTTCCGTTCCCGAACTCGACGTTCTGATCTCCGATCTCCCAGGGGCTGGCGGATGCCGTTTCTGTATTATCGGCCCCGCCATCGACAATCACCTCTCCAGCTTGATTCCCTTGCGAAATCTCGGTCGCCGACGTCGATGCCCTCGTAACCGAGACTTCCGTAATCTCGATTTTACCACCAGTATTATTGAGCGTAAACTCGACGACGCCTCCCTGCACGGAATCGACGCTGGTGACCTCAAGCCCCGGCGGATCAGTGTTCCCGCCGCCGCGACAGTTCACGTCGATTTCCGCGCCTGTGGTTCGCTCCAAGTCGACAGTCACGCTGCTCGAGGCCGTCAGTTGCACGGTGAGCGTTCCCGGATCCTTGAGATTTGACGTTCCGCACGTTACGACGACGGCGTAGTCACCGTTGGTGCCGTCGGTTTGGACATTCGCCTCGAGGCCCGTCTCTTGGCCGTTGAACTTGATGTCGTTGACAGTCACATCGTTAACGTCGAACAGTCCAGCGTTATCGTCGATGTAGAAGACTTCGCCCCGCTGATTATTCGATGGGACAACGTCTGCGCTCCCCGCAGCCGAGTTATCGATGACACCAAGTAACCCGTTCGGGTCTGTAGCTGTGCTCACGGAGACGCCGCGATCTGCGCTGATCGTCGTGAATCCGAAGACCGGTCCAGCCAGTAATACCGTGCCGACGACCACGAGAACGACCGCGAGTTTTCCGATCCCGTTCATGGCTATTGCGGGCGTTCCCCTTCACCCAGGCGGTTTTGTCGATTCTCCAGGACGTGCACCACCGCCGACACGGCGAACAGCCCCACGACGGCCGTGGCCCATCCCAGTGTCGACACTGTCTCGACGGGAACGACCTCGAGCCAGAGCCCGACCATCACCGCGGCGGCGACCGCCGAGAGGCCGAGGTAGTAGACGCCCCAGGGGATCGAATCGCCGGGAACGATGTCCAGGTAGACCTCGAGTTGCTCGGCTTCCTCGGTAAGTTCGATCGCTCGAGCGTCGAACTCGACCATTCCCGCGCGCTCGAGCGCCAGAAGGTGCGTCTGCTGGAGCGACGTGTACACACGCTTGCGCTCAGTGGATGTGAGTCCTTGCACCTCCTTCTCGAGTTCCCAGGCGGCAACCTGTTCGGCCAGGGCTCCGAGTTCGACGGGTTCGTCGGTCTGCTTGAGGTGGTGGATGGCGTACCGTCGACGGTGATTGCTCAGGAGGTCGAAAATTTCGCCTCGAGTGGGGCCGGCGGCATTCCTGTCGCTCTCGGCCGTCCCAGCGTCGTTCTCGCCTACCTGCTCGGTAATCGTCGCCATTGGTCCCCCCGAAATCTATCTAGGATTACTGAACTATGCCTACATAACGTTTGTTGCCGTCGCGTGTAGATCTAACACGAGTGTGTTTTTAACTCACACACTTTCCCTCAGACGGCTGATTTCGGCCGATCAAGCCCGTCTTGAAGCCCCGATTGGTGGGCCAGAACTGCTTCTGGAGACCTAATACAAAGGGGGTAGCCTCGAGTGAAGGAGGTGATGATCACGTCGGTATCCGGTGCCTACGGTGCCGGCGCGGATCGAACGGAGACCATACAATGAGACTCAACAGACGCAACGTGCTTGTCGGACTGGGAACGATCGTAGCTGGCGGCGGCGGCGCACTCGCGACGGGTGCGTTTAGTACCGTTGAAGCGAGTCGTACTGTTAATGTCAGCACTGCTGACGACGAGAATGCACTCCTTCGATTTAAAGTAGATGAATCATATGGAGGAATTATTGATAACGGGGGTAACGTAATGCAAATTGATCTTCAGGACCTGAATGAAAACGCTGTCACGTCATTTGATGACGTATTAACTATTGGGAACGCAGGGAGCAACGATGTAGAGATAACTATCAATAATCATGGTACTGCCGAAGGCGTCGTTTTTTACACAGGTTCGTGGAACGGCTCGGATTCAATTTCGGCTTATGGTGATGATCATACAATAATCGCCGGAGATACAGATCTTGCTGGTGCAACTAATTCGGAACTTCAGTTAGGGATCGCTATCAATACAAATAGCGACAACCCCGGCGATTGGGGCGGGGCCGTTTCCAATTTAGCCAGTGTAGATATCACGATTAAGGCAAATTCCGTGTCTGCTTAGATCCAGTCTCATTCAAAGGATATGTTTTCAGATTACGCCCGGTAGAAACCGGGAATTAGTGTGTGGCCGAATTCAGTGTTCAACCATCTCAAACACATCTGAAGATCTATTGTAATTATAATGAAATATGCCTTCGTGATGGTTACGGCGCTCGCCCTCACCTTAGCCGTGCCGACAGCTGCAGTCACTCTCGAGGACGACACCTCCAACACAATTGTTCTCGAGGCCTCGAGTCCCTACGCCACCACCGAAAACGGCCAGCTCGAACTCGACTTCGAGCGACTCAATGCGGACGCGGTAACGACGGTCGACGAGGCCTTCACCGTACGCGCCATCGACGAGGACGTCGATCACATCTGGCTCTCGGGCACCGACGGCGTCACCTTCTACCGAAACGGCGACCCTGGAGACGAGATAACCGCGAAATCGCCGCTCGAACCAGCCACCGGCCAGTCGATTGCCGTCGGCGTCTCTATCGACACTCACCAGGCGGGGGAGGGAACGGAGTCGTTCACGATCCACGTGCGGTACGACGATGACGAGGACGACGAAACCGACCCCGACCCGCCGACGCTCGAGCGTGTCATCGTCTCGGACACCGAGGTAACCGTCGGCGAGACGATCACGGTCACGGGTATCTACCGGGGCGGATCGCAGTCGATGGCGACGATGGTCGGGTTGACCGTCGATGACATCGTCGTCAGCCAGAAACGGGTGTTCGTCTTCGGCGGCGAGAACCGGTCCGTCTCCTTCGAGCGGACGATGGACGCCCCCGGCACGTACGAGGTCGGCATCGACGGCCGGACGCACACGGTGACGGTCACCAATCCCGAACCCGAACCGGGCGAATCGGTGCCGAATATGACGGTGACGGGGATCGACCTCGACCGGACCGAGGTCGCAATCGGGGAGTCAGTGTCGGTCACGGCGACCGTCGAGAACACGGGCAACGCGACGGGGGTACGAACCCTCGAGTTCGCCGTCGGCGGCTTCGTCGTCGAGACGGAGCGGGTCGAACTCGCACCCGGCGAGACGCGACAGGTCGAGTTCGAGCGATCGTTCGCCGACCCCGGCCGCTACGCGCTGGCGCTCGAGGGCGAGGCGGTGGGTACCGTCACGGTCATCGGACTGCCGGCGATTGCGGCGGTCACGGCCGCGCTTCCCTCACGGTCGACGGCGGCGCTCGCGCTCCCGATTGCCCTGGGCGTCGGGTTCGTCGTCCGGCGGCGGCGAACGTGAGATGAGTACCGACCGGAGACGAGCAGTTAAGACGATTCGAATGCGAGACAGGGAAAACACGACCGTGCCAGGAGCGAACTCGAGGGAGCGACGACGATGAACGGGGCGTCGATAGCGAAGCAGGTCGCGATGGGGCTGGTGGGCCTCGTCGTGGTACTGCTGGTTCTCGGCCAGGTGCTGGGCCAGCCGATCCTGCTCGGCTACGTCGCGACGGGGAGCATGGGGCCGACGCTTGCCGCCGGGGATGGGTTCGTCGCGGTCCCCAGCGCGGTGACCGACGCGCCCGAACCCGGCGACGTCGTCGTCTTCGAGGCCGAGACGTTACACGGGGGCGGGCTCACCACCCATCGAATCGTCGCCGAGACCGACGAGGGGTACGTGACGCGGGGCGACGCCAACCCGTTCACCGACCAGGATGGGGGCGAGCCGCCGGTCACCGAGGGGAAGATCGTCGCCGAGGCCTGGCAGATCGGGGGGTCGGTCGTCCGGGTCCCGCACCTGGGAACCGTCATCATGAGCGTCCAGGGACTCGTCGGGGCCGTCTTCGGTCTCCTGGCGGCGCCGCTCGGAATCACGGCAGCTTTCGACGCCGAGGGGACCGGCGCCCTGCTGGTAGCCCTCGGGGTCGGCCTGCTTGGGGTCGGCTTGCTGCTCGAGCGCGTCGGCGTCGCCGAGCGGCGGACGGCGCGACGAACCAGCCGCGAGAACGTGATCGGGCTCTGGTCGGCGCTGTCGGCCGTCGTCGTCGTGCTCGCCCTCTTCGCGACGGCGGCGATGGTGATCCCGGCCGGTGGAACCGCCTACGAACTCGTGAGCACCGACTCGCCGACCGACGACCCACAGATCGTCGCTCCCGGAGAGACGACGACGCTCACGCGAACGATCGACAACAGTGGCTACGTCCCGGTCGTCGTCGTGCTCGACGCGCCACACCCCGCCGTCGACGCCGAGCCGCGGGCGACGACGGTCGGTAGTCGCGACACGGCCGAGGTCGCGCTCTCGATGACGGCGCCGGAGACGACGGGGAGTTACACCCGCGACGTC
It contains:
- a CDS encoding Tfx family DNA-binding protein, giving the protein MIEDAEEILEEVGFDPEASVLTHRQAQVLALRERGFSQASIADALGTSRANVSSVEGSARDNLERARETIAFAEALRAPVRVQVEAGTDLYDVPEAVYAACDEAGVKVEYTAPDLMKVVSDAAGDAVTGRRVATDLVVGVTSNGSVRVRQSD
- a CDS encoding zinc-binding dehydrogenase, which gives rise to MQAVTFTGHGDTDVIEYARVPDPEVGPEDVLVDVKAGALNHLDVWTRRGLPGLDLEMPHVPGSDAAGVVVDTGDAVTRFEEGDRVALSAGVSCGECEFCRRGKYPLCVSYHVIGEHVPGVHAEYAAVPQDNLIPVPEGVDWVTAGSTTLVFQTAWRMLIDRADLSAGESVLVLGASGGVGHAALQIAAHAGAEVYATGSSEEKLRYAEAHGADHVVDYEEENFADWVRAETGKRGVDVVVDYIGAGTWRDSIRSLAKGGRLVTCGGTAGPNPETDIPRIFWNQLTILGSTMATPGQVDDVMELVWDDTFEPAVREVLPMSETGRAHALLEDREGFGKVVVRPDSELE
- a CDS encoding UPF0146 family protein produces the protein MVRFHRDRDEDRSQNRDALVGELQAYERLLEVGIGRRTAVAEALVEAGCAVVATDVHPRETPEGVQFVIDDVTDPDLAVYADPDAIYALNLPPELHRPALEVARAVDADFLFTTLGGDPPLVPVERVSLPRETLFVSQRGNHRPGDSH
- a CDS encoding archaemetzincin family Zn-dependent metalloprotease gives rise to the protein MLVDIVPVGSVPANVKREASAALRSVYDCDVTVNDAQSIPNGAYDSGRNQYCAETFIQLAERVGRGDKNIAVTPHDLFYRRRNYVFGLAYLDGSGSVVSTYRLQTSSDGGFSNKSASDIFQDRIRKEIVHEIGHTYGLEHCDNQRCVMNFSPTVREVDIKEEHLCGSCQRLIG
- a CDS encoding glycine zipper 2TM domain-containing protein, with amino-acid sequence MVKDRLVRAMSRARYAAMGAAVGAFLGGLLGKQTASTGAALGALVGATIGEHRPTVQSRFDDLKPGSGPTAGGLRSRGNDVEE
- a CDS encoding ribosome biogenesis/translation initiation ATPase RLI; amino-acid sequence: MAKDSIAVVDLDRCQPDRCNYECKNYCPPNRTGKECITLRGEEADEGQPEQIRISEEICLGETCGICVEKCPFDAIEIINLPQELQDDPAHRYGENAFSLYGLPAPQEGRVTGILGPNGIGKTTAVRILAGELEPNLGRFDEPPGWDDVLEAYRGTEIQDYLEAVRDGDLSVARKPQYVDQIPNQFDGNTRELLERTNERDALDSLVERLSIGPVMDQSIDDLSGGELQRVALAATLARDTDFYFLDEITPYLDIGQRVTAARLIRELAEEEGKSMLVVEHDLAVLDLLADTLHVAYGEPGAYGVITTPKSVRNGINEYLAGYLENENMRIRPNPIEFEEHAPRSATRGDTLVEYPDLVKSYGDGEFSLEVEGGEIRKNEVLGVVGPNGIGKSTFAKLLTGALEPDEGEAELDLDISYKPQYVTIDQPMRVDAFLASITDQFGSSYWNTEIAGPLQLERIMEQSLSDLSGGERQRVAIAACLSDTADLYLLDEPSAHLDVEQRVQATRAIRRYAEQQDATVLVIDHDIYMIDLLADRLMVFDGEPAVHGRAGTPQSMRGGMNEFLANLEVTFRRDERTSRPRINKPDSQLDRQQKREGEYYYAP
- a CDS encoding DUF7344 domain-containing protein; the protein is MATITEQVGENDAGTAESDRNAAGPTRGEIFDLLSNHRRRYAIHHLKQTDEPVELGALAEQVAAWELEKEVQGLTSTERKRVYTSLQQTHLLALERAGMVEFDARAIELTEEAEQLEVYLDIVPGDSIPWGVYYLGLSAVAAAVMVGLWLEVVPVETVSTLGWATAVVGLFAVSAVVHVLENRQNRLGEGERPQ
- a CDS encoding CARDB domain-containing protein; this encodes MKYAFVMVTALALTLAVPTAAVTLEDDTSNTIVLEASSPYATTENGQLELDFERLNADAVTTVDEAFTVRAIDEDVDHIWLSGTDGVTFYRNGDPGDEITAKSPLEPATGQSIAVGVSIDTHQAGEGTESFTIHVRYDDDEDDETDPDPPTLERVIVSDTEVTVGETITVTGIYRGGSQSMATMVGLTVDDIVVSQKRVFVFGGENRSVSFERTMDAPGTYEVGIDGRTHTVTVTNPEPEPGESVPNMTVTGIDLDRTEVAIGESVSVTATVENTGNATGVRTLEFAVGGFVVETERVELAPGETRQVEFERSFADPGRYALALEGEAVGTVTVIGLPAIAAVTAALPSRSTAALALPIALGVGFVVRRRRT